In the Clostridium beijerinckii genome, one interval contains:
- a CDS encoding RpiB/LacA/LacB family sugar-phosphate isomerase: MKIALINENSQAAKNSIIYESLKKVVEPKGHEVFNYGMYGVEGEAQLTYVQNGILAAILLNSGAADYIITGCGTGEGAMLACNAFPGVLCGHIVDPSDAYMFAQINDGNAISLPFAKGFGWGAELNLEYIFEKLFEGESGQGYPKDRVVPEQRNKKILDEVKKVTHTDMLTILKNIDQDLLKGAVSGTNFKEYFFDNCKCDEIKEYIKNVLA; encoded by the coding sequence ATGAAAATAGCATTAATAAATGAGAACAGTCAAGCAGCAAAAAATTCAATTATATATGAGTCGCTAAAAAAAGTTGTAGAGCCAAAAGGTCATGAAGTATTTAACTATGGAATGTATGGAGTAGAAGGGGAAGCACAATTAACATATGTTCAAAATGGTATTTTAGCTGCAATATTATTAAACTCAGGAGCAGCAGATTATATAATTACAGGATGTGGAACAGGGGAAGGTGCAATGCTTGCATGTAATGCATTCCCAGGTGTTTTATGCGGTCATATAGTAGATCCATCTGATGCATACATGTTTGCACAAATAAATGATGGAAATGCAATTTCTCTTCCATTTGCCAAAGGATTTGGATGGGGAGCTGAATTAAATTTAGAATACATATTTGAAAAATTATTTGAGGGTGAAAGTGGTCAAGGATATCCAAAGGATAGAGTAGTACCAGAACAAAGAAATAAAAAAATACTAGATGAAGTTAAAAAGGTAACACATACAGATATGTTAACAATCTTAAAGAATATAGATCAAGATTTATTAAAAGGTGCTGTAAGTGGAACTAATTTTAAAGAATATTTCTTTGATAACTGTAAATGCGATGAGATCAAAGAATATATAAAAAATGTATTAGCTTAG
- a CDS encoding SdpI family protein → MEILGSLGLSVVFLILGVILKLWPPKEINSFYGYRTPFSKKNNDVWKEANTYGGTMMILGAVIAIIFSIIITSLYGNDPGRSNIICVMGSLIIVLISIFYTEVHLRKVFDKDGKRK, encoded by the coding sequence ATGGAGATATTAGGTAGCCTAGGACTAAGTGTAGTATTTCTTATTTTGGGTGTAATATTAAAATTGTGGCCGCCGAAGGAGATAAATAGTTTTTATGGATATAGAACTCCTTTTTCTAAGAAAAATAATGATGTATGGAAAGAAGCAAATACCTATGGTGGAACAATGATGATATTAGGTGCAGTTATAGCTATAATTTTCTCGATTATAATAACTTCTTTATATGGGAACGATCCAGGCAGATCAAATATAATATGTGTTATGGGATCTTTAATAATTGTTTTAATATCAATATTTTATACAGAGGTTCATTTAAGAAAAGTATTTGATAAAGATGGTAAACGTAAATAA
- a CDS encoding YjgB family protein, whose protein sequence is MSLFFNKKSIVIIVMTLFITIMAGCSNSSKPSGDAANDGKNSSETSESSEDKNSKSDAPSENSNVETSNTENNEHKAVLDNIKKLSEEGKIINCDFPVKTSTLQDIEKKWGKADKSDWVGEAKGNYATYSSKNVVFGTNKGDQVFEVRSFDSQLKQISLSDVKDFFGQPDHDVTSNGERIIGYKSGSEFKILFVFKDSGNDPKLDHYSVLYPSGTKNNMSGDKGREW, encoded by the coding sequence ATGAGTTTATTTTTTAATAAAAAATCAATAGTAATAATTGTTATGACCTTGTTTATAACTATAATGGCAGGATGCTCGAATTCAAGTAAGCCTTCAGGTGATGCAGCAAATGATGGCAAAAACAGCAGTGAAACTAGTGAAAGCAGTGAAGACAAAAATTCAAAGTCAGATGCTCCTTCAGAAAATAGTAATGTTGAGACGTCAAATACTGAAAACAATGAACATAAAGCTGTTCTTGATAATATTAAGAAATTATCTGAAGAGGGAAAGATTATTAACTGCGATTTCCCAGTAAAAACTTCAACTCTACAGGATATAGAAAAAAAGTGGGGAAAAGCAGATAAATCAGATTGGGTAGGAGAAGCAAAAGGAAATTATGCTACTTATTCAAGTAAGAATGTTGTCTTTGGTACTAATAAAGGTGATCAAGTTTTTGAAGTTAGATCATTTGACAGTCAGCTAAAACAAATTTCACTTTCAGATGTTAAAGACTTTTTTGGTCAGCCAGATCATGATGTTACATCAAATGGGGAAAGAATTATAGGCTATAAATCTGGAAGCGAGTTTAAGATTTTATTTGTTTTTAAGGACTCTGGAAATGATCCTAAATTGGACCATTACTCAGTATTATATCCTAGTGGAACTAAAAATAATATGTCTGGTGATAAGGGCAGAGAATGGTAG
- a CDS encoding gluconate 5-dehydrogenase, translating to MGIMDGFSLKGKIALVTGASYGIGFSIAKSYAEAGATIVFNDINQELVDKGLAAYTESGIKAHGYVCDVTDEAKVNELVEKIEKEVGVIDILVNNAGIIRRIPMLEMKAEDFRKVIDVDLNAPFIVSKAVIPGMIKKGHGKIINICSMMSELGRETVSAYAAAKGGLKMLTKNIASEYGEYNIQCNGIGPGYIATPQTAPLREVQPDGSKHPFDQFIIAKTPAARWGTAEDLAGPAVFLASDASDFVNGHILYVDGGILAYIGKQPQ from the coding sequence ATGGGAATTATGGATGGATTTTCATTAAAGGGAAAAATTGCATTAGTAACAGGTGCTTCTTATGGTATAGGGTTTAGTATCGCAAAATCTTATGCTGAAGCAGGAGCTACTATTGTATTTAACGATATTAATCAAGAATTAGTAGATAAAGGACTAGCAGCTTACACAGAATCAGGAATAAAAGCTCATGGCTATGTTTGTGATGTAACAGATGAAGCTAAAGTAAATGAATTAGTTGAAAAAATTGAAAAAGAAGTTGGAGTAATTGATATTCTTGTAAATAATGCAGGTATAATCAGACGTATTCCAATGCTTGAAATGAAAGCAGAAGACTTCCGTAAGGTTATTGATGTAGATTTAAATGCACCATTTATTGTGTCTAAAGCAGTAATACCAGGAATGATAAAAAAAGGTCACGGAAAGATAATAAACATTTGTTCAATGATGAGTGAGTTAGGTAGAGAGACAGTTTCAGCATATGCAGCAGCAAAAGGTGGATTAAAGATGTTAACAAAGAACATTGCTTCTGAATATGGAGAATATAATATCCAATGTAATGGTATAGGGCCTGGATATATAGCTACACCACAAACAGCACCACTTAGAGAAGTTCAACCAGATGGTTCGAAACACCCATTTGATCAATTTATAATTGCAAAGACACCAGCAGCGCGTTGGGGAACAGCAGAAGATTTAGCAGGACCAGCTGTATTCTTAGCATCTGATGCATCAGACTTTGTTAATGGTCATATTTTATATGTAGATGGTGGTATCTTAGCTTATATAGGAAAACAACCTCAATAG
- a CDS encoding PAS domain S-box protein, producing MKEEKLSKYKKSPIFLVIENGLIVDVSAQFIELTEYRYEELLNSSIINVFEKLRVGPNINTSDIDEKINYFLFTKSLGVKFVNIKVICEKEKEIYIFSEKMNSNIEIKHSFLNELILDNYYGVGVYSLPDMTLLKTNEKYVSFMDAPFNKVENCIGKHISEFTTGFKGSAYERLWDNLLRTKRACNIDEYQYDGFSRGITYWRISLIPIFEDGEIKYCVAMLTETTEQVVHRKKIEEQAEIIKQQNYTLKRQADMLNLSREAIFAWKLNGSITYWNKGAELMYGYTSDEAVGRISHDLLKTVRSVDIKTIKESILEDGVWSGEIEHTKKDGKKLIIETSHQIFVDEYGQLVVLETNRDITERKKLEEEIKHQKAELDDIIQSIDDALVIYDSNKNCYLTNKSAEEYFKGTNLRRISNPNHFKFYDLNGDEIPKEKMTISKVFRGEVVINDIMTLKNATTTKHISLNGRPIYDSNGNIKFAVLCCHDITHDIEAQMLIEQQNKKLEAIISSASDGMFLFNPDNSVTLLNKESEKFIYDINGYKSIGDTCKDTKYYDKDGNLLEVNDLPGIKLKNGESIKNFIITAKGPDKTIHYSVSACPIYDDRKNLITKLISAHDITERFNNERKILEQKEQLQAILDNMQDSVYVFNKDGEIFLKNKMAQKRMSYYWDYNHPKDTNKKFLDLDGSEIIAEDIPHCKIIRGEYVKEYFMKIKIGECEQYVSVSGTPVFGKEGNFAYGIINSRDITDFMENQKVLEKIQIKLLEAEREKNETLEKALEMKDEFLSLISHEFRTPLNVINSAIQAIDYFCSEELSDRLKKYLGMIKLNSFRQLRLVNNILDITRANAGRIKVNKSNIDIIFMTKAIVDSVYTYASQKSIDIIFSSSVKQKIVGIDDEKYERILLNLLSNAIKFTPEGKSISVKILSRRDGICIEVKDKGIGIPQEKADIIFERFGQVDSSLSRQAEGTGIGLSLVKKFVEAIGGTISLKSKVGRGSTFSIFLPSESIVQEKGESEVVEFSGNRLIQTIHVEFSDIYS from the coding sequence ATGAAAGAAGAAAAGCTTAGTAAATACAAGAAAAGTCCAATTTTTTTAGTTATAGAAAATGGTTTGATTGTTGATGTTAGTGCACAGTTTATAGAATTAACAGAGTATAGGTATGAGGAATTATTAAATAGTAGCATAATTAATGTGTTTGAAAAATTAAGGGTTGGTCCAAACATTAATACTAGCGATATTGATGAGAAGATCAACTATTTTTTGTTCACGAAATCTTTAGGAGTTAAATTTGTTAATATAAAAGTAATATGTGAGAAAGAAAAAGAGATATATATCTTTAGTGAAAAAATGAATTCTAATATTGAAATTAAACATTCATTTTTAAATGAATTAATTTTAGATAATTATTATGGAGTAGGAGTATATAGTCTTCCAGATATGACGCTTCTTAAAACTAATGAGAAGTATGTAAGTTTTATGGATGCGCCTTTTAATAAAGTAGAAAATTGTATAGGAAAACATATATCTGAGTTCACGACAGGCTTTAAGGGAAGTGCATATGAAAGGCTGTGGGATAATTTACTTAGAACAAAGCGTGCATGCAACATAGATGAATATCAGTATGATGGTTTTAGTAGGGGAATTACTTATTGGAGAATATCATTAATACCTATTTTTGAAGATGGTGAAATAAAATATTGCGTTGCAATGCTTACAGAAACAACTGAACAGGTGGTACATAGAAAAAAAATTGAGGAACAGGCAGAAATAATTAAGCAGCAGAATTATACGTTAAAACGACAGGCAGACATGTTGAACTTATCAAGAGAAGCTATTTTTGCTTGGAAATTAAATGGAAGTATTACTTATTGGAATAAAGGTGCAGAGCTTATGTATGGCTATACCAGCGATGAGGCTGTTGGCCGCATAAGTCATGATTTATTAAAAACTGTTCGTTCGGTAGACATAAAAACTATTAAGGAGAGTATACTGGAAGATGGTGTATGGAGCGGTGAAATAGAGCATACTAAAAAAGATGGAAAAAAACTTATCATTGAAACAAGTCATCAAATTTTTGTTGATGAATATGGGCAGCTAGTAGTACTTGAAACTAATCGTGATATAACTGAAAGGAAGAAGTTAGAAGAGGAAATTAAACATCAAAAAGCTGAATTAGATGATATTATACAAAGTATAGACGATGCGCTGGTTATTTATGATAGTAATAAAAATTGCTATTTAACTAATAAATCTGCTGAAGAATATTTTAAGGGTACTAATCTTAGGAGGATAAGTAATCCCAATCATTTTAAGTTTTATGATTTAAATGGAGATGAAATTCCTAAAGAAAAAATGACTATTTCAAAAGTATTTAGGGGAGAAGTAGTTATAAATGACATAATGACTCTAAAAAATGCTACTACAACAAAACATATTAGTTTAAATGGAAGACCTATTTATGATAGCAATGGAAATATAAAATTTGCAGTTCTTTGCTGTCATGATATTACACATGATATTGAAGCACAGATGCTTATAGAACAACAAAATAAAAAACTTGAAGCAATTATTAGCAGTGCATCAGATGGAATGTTTTTGTTTAATCCAGATAACAGTGTAACTTTATTAAATAAAGAATCAGAAAAATTTATATACGATATTAATGGATATAAAAGCATTGGTGATACGTGCAAAGATACTAAATATTATGATAAAGATGGAAATCTGCTTGAAGTAAATGATCTACCAGGTATTAAGTTAAAGAATGGTGAGAGTATTAAAAACTTCATTATTACAGCTAAAGGACCAGATAAAACTATTCATTATAGTGTAAGCGCTTGCCCAATATATGATGATAGGAAAAATTTAATTACAAAATTGATTTCTGCTCATGATATTACGGAGCGGTTTAATAATGAAAGAAAAATATTGGAGCAAAAAGAGCAGTTACAGGCCATTCTTGATAATATGCAAGATTCAGTTTATGTTTTTAATAAAGATGGCGAAATTTTCTTGAAAAATAAGATGGCACAAAAAAGAATGAGCTATTATTGGGATTATAATCATCCAAAGGATACAAACAAAAAGTTTTTAGATTTAGATGGATCTGAGATTATAGCAGAAGATATACCACATTGTAAGATTATACGTGGAGAATACGTTAAAGAATACTTTATGAAGATAAAAATAGGGGAGTGTGAACAATATGTTTCCGTGAGTGGAACTCCTGTTTTTGGTAAAGAAGGAAACTTTGCTTATGGAATTATTAATAGCAGAGATATAACAGATTTTATGGAAAATCAGAAAGTTTTAGAAAAAATTCAAATCAAGCTTTTGGAAGCTGAACGAGAAAAAAATGAGACTCTTGAAAAAGCATTAGAAATGAAAGATGAGTTTTTGTCACTTATATCCCATGAGTTTAGAACACCTCTCAATGTTATAAATTCTGCTATTCAAGCAATAGATTATTTTTGCAGTGAAGAACTATCGGACAGGCTAAAAAAGTACTTAGGGATGATAAAATTAAATTCATTTAGGCAGCTAAGATTAGTAAATAATATATTAGATATTACCAGAGCTAATGCAGGAAGAATAAAAGTTAATAAAAGCAACATAGATATAATATTTATGACTAAGGCTATTGTTGATTCGGTATATACGTATGCTAGTCAAAAGAGCATTGATATAATATTTTCATCATCCGTTAAACAAAAGATAGTTGGAATAGATGATGAAAAGTATGAAAGAATACTGCTCAATCTCTTATCAAATGCCATTAAATTTACTCCAGAAGGAAAATCAATTAGTGTAAAAATACTCTCAAGAAGAGATGGCATCTGTATTGAAGTTAAAGATAAAGGTATAGGAATACCTCAAGAGAAAGCCGATATAATTTTTGAAAGGTTTGGTCAGGTTGATAGTTCTTTATCAAGACAAGCAGAAGGAACTGGAATAGGTCTATCTTTAGTTAAGAAATTTGTTGAAGCAATTGGAGGAACTATATCTCTTAAAAGTAAGGTCGGAAGAGGAAGTACTTTCTCAATATTTCTTCCTAGTGAAAGCATAGTTCAAGAGAAGGGTGAAAGCGAAGTGGTAGAGTTTTCTGGAAATCGTCTAATACAAACTATACATGTAGAGTTTTCGGATATTTATTCATAG
- a CDS encoding DUF1646 family protein, with translation MLKLFYVLILLLVVTFVLPIVSKKVENNLEIFLFIVGVLACVTSGAINKELFLGIIQNKFMYTIAVAVLIGGFIFKALSTHIEGALTYILKYVPLKFFVFLLIVIIGFLSSIITAIIAALLLVEIVSILPISRKNKINIDVVACFSIGIGAVLTPIGEPLSTMIVSKLNVSFWYLLDKYGVYIIPAIFILGIIGTFYGIQEKIESNNTEEIIIEETNKEIFIRALKIILFIIALELLGEGFKTLIDTYVINLHTGYLYWFNMSSAVLDNATLAAAEISVKMSEVQVKAVLMGLLISGGMMIPGNIPNIISAGKLKINSKEWMKLGIPLGMTIMIVYYIILFKI, from the coding sequence GTGTTGAAATTGTTTTATGTATTAATATTATTATTGGTAGTGACATTTGTATTACCAATAGTATCAAAGAAAGTTGAAAATAATCTTGAAATATTTTTATTTATAGTAGGAGTATTAGCATGTGTCACATCAGGAGCTATAAATAAAGAATTATTTTTAGGAATTATTCAAAATAAATTTATGTATACAATAGCTGTTGCAGTACTAATTGGTGGATTTATATTTAAAGCTCTATCAACTCATATAGAAGGAGCACTTACATATATTCTTAAATATGTACCATTAAAATTTTTTGTATTTTTGTTAATAGTTATTATTGGGTTTTTATCAAGCATAATAACTGCCATTATTGCAGCTCTGCTTTTAGTAGAAATAGTTAGCATATTGCCGATAAGTAGAAAAAATAAAATCAATATTGATGTGGTTGCATGTTTTTCAATTGGAATCGGAGCTGTATTAACACCTATAGGAGAGCCATTGTCTACAATGATTGTTTCAAAACTTAATGTGAGCTTTTGGTATCTATTAGATAAGTATGGAGTTTATATAATACCCGCTATATTTATTCTTGGAATTATTGGTACATTTTACGGTATTCAAGAAAAAATAGAATCAAATAATACAGAAGAAATTATTATAGAAGAAACTAACAAGGAAATATTCATAAGAGCACTTAAAATTATTTTATTTATTATAGCTTTGGAATTACTTGGAGAAGGTTTTAAAACATTAATTGATACTTATGTAATAAATCTTCATACTGGCTATTTATACTGGTTTAATATGTCATCAGCCGTCCTTGATAATGCAACACTAGCAGCTGCTGAAATAAGTGTGAAAATGTCTGAGGTACAGGTTAAAGCAGTGTTAATGGGATTACTTATTAGTGGAGGAATGATGATTCCCGGGAATATTCCTAATATAATTTCGGCCGGTAAATTAAAAATTAACAGTAAGGAATGGATGAAGCTTGGGATTCCACTTGGAATGACTATCATGATAGTTTATTATATTATTCTATTTAAAATATAG
- a CDS encoding cupin domain-containing protein, translated as MFCFNKDVEFEILDENTKRKVLVHDEKMMAVEVHFKKVTNNVETHSHVHDQLSYVLKGSFKFIVGDKSEIVREGDTIFMPSNIPHGCIVLEDNSIVYDVFTPERKDFLKNN; from the coding sequence ATGTTTTGTTTTAATAAAGATGTTGAATTTGAGATTCTAGATGAAAACACTAAAAGAAAGGTATTAGTACATGATGAAAAGATGATGGCTGTAGAAGTACATTTTAAAAAAGTAACTAATAACGTAGAGACTCATTCTCATGTACATGATCAGTTATCATATGTGTTAAAAGGTTCTTTTAAATTTATAGTTGGTGATAAAAGCGAGATTGTTAGAGAAGGTGATACAATCTTCATGCCATCAAATATTCCCCATGGATGCATTGTGCTAGAAGATAATTCTATTGTTTATGATGTATTTACGCCAGAAAGAAAAGATTTTTTAAAAAATAACTAA
- a CDS encoding prolyl-tRNA synthetase associated domain-containing protein, with product MSTTNEQKVYEILDLLGIKYTKYEHNPIYTVEEAKNLDIDIPGGHCKNLFIRNRKGDTHYLVVLDENKRVDLKALDKQIGSTRLSFASEERLYKYLKLTPGSVTPFGLINDSNREVIVLIDKDLANQDIVNFHPNVNTATIGISYKDFEKFILWRKNGFKYIDI from the coding sequence ATGAGTACCACAAATGAGCAGAAAGTATATGAAATATTAGATTTATTAGGTATTAAGTATACTAAATATGAGCATAATCCAATATATACAGTTGAAGAAGCCAAAAATTTAGATATCGATATTCCAGGAGGTCATTGTAAAAATCTTTTTATTAGGAACAGAAAAGGAGACACCCATTACTTAGTTGTTTTAGATGAAAATAAGAGAGTTGATTTAAAGGCTTTAGATAAGCAAATTGGTAGTACTCGGTTATCATTTGCATCAGAAGAACGTTTATATAAATATTTAAAGCTAACACCAGGATCAGTTACTCCTTTTGGATTAATAAACGATTCTAATAGAGAAGTTATAGTATTAATAGATAAAGATTTAGCTAATCAGGATATTGTTAATTTTCATCCTAATGTAAATACAGCGACAATAGGAATTTCTTATAAAGATTTTGAAAAATTTATTTTGTGGCGTAAAAATGGATTTAAATATATAGATATATAG
- a CDS encoding AraC family transcriptional regulator translates to MKEEISCKASIKNCLEQRYFSIARLYKEEKTMDIHIHDCYEIYYSISGGKQILIHNKLYDISPGDLFVINQYESHHVSKVDRAHERIVISIHPEFLKSISSDKTDLSYCFTNRSENFNHKISLNKEQQQHFLYFINKIIATNGYGSDIIEYASFLELITLLNGIYIANNNLHVDDHSYKYNQQVQEIITYINENITEPITIDYLANHFYLSPSYICRIFKSATGTTINKYISARRITIAKSLLANGTNVNEVCEKCGFNDYTNFLKTFKNAVGISPKKYSTFSIS, encoded by the coding sequence ATGAAAGAAGAAATTTCTTGTAAGGCTTCCATAAAGAACTGCTTAGAACAACGCTATTTCTCTATTGCACGCCTATATAAAGAAGAAAAAACGATGGACATACATATACATGATTGTTATGAAATATATTACTCTATATCCGGTGGAAAGCAAATACTTATTCATAATAAGCTATATGATATTAGCCCTGGGGACTTATTTGTAATTAATCAATATGAAAGCCATCACGTTTCCAAGGTTGATAGGGCTCATGAACGAATTGTTATATCGATTCATCCAGAATTTCTTAAATCTATATCAAGTGATAAAACAGATTTAAGTTATTGTTTCACAAATCGTAGTGAGAATTTCAATCATAAGATCTCTTTAAATAAAGAACAGCAACAACATTTTCTTTATTTTATCAATAAGATAATAGCTACTAATGGATATGGCTCTGACATAATTGAATATGCATCTTTTTTAGAACTAATTACTTTATTAAATGGAATTTATATTGCAAATAATAACTTACATGTTGACGATCACTCTTACAAGTACAATCAACAAGTCCAGGAAATTATAACATATATAAATGAAAATATTACTGAACCTATTACCATTGACTATTTAGCAAATCACTTTTATTTAAGTCCATCTTATATATGTAGAATATTTAAATCAGCTACTGGAACTACTATAAATAAATATATTTCAGCACGAAGAATAACCATAGCTAAGTCATTGTTAGCTAATGGCACAAATGTTAATGAGGTTTGTGAAAAATGTGGTTTTAATGATTATACTAATTTTCTAAAAACCTTTAAAAATGCAGTTGGAATTTCCCCTAAAAAATATTCAACCTTTAGCATAAGTTAA
- a CDS encoding AbrB/MazE/SpoVT family DNA-binding domain-containing protein, producing MRATGMVRKVDELGRVVIPKETRKLLSINEKDSLEIFEEEKKIILKKYAPGCIFCGNIKSVTKFKEVAICEECIKELKKLNT from the coding sequence ATGAGAGCAACAGGAATGGTAAGAAAAGTCGATGAACTCGGAAGAGTCGTAATTCCAAAGGAAACAAGGAAATTACTTTCAATTAATGAAAAGGACTCTTTAGAAATTTTTGAAGAAGAAAAGAAAATAATATTAAAAAAATATGCTCCTGGATGTATTTTTTGCGGCAATATAAAAAGTGTTACTAAATTTAAAGAAGTTGCTATCTGCGAAGAATGTATAAAAGAATTAAAGAAATTAAATACATAA
- the rodA gene encoding rod shape-determining protein RodA: protein MNKYLINSKLLKQLDITMFVTAIFITIFGIINIYSVTHIKFGFYYAELQMLWLIVGLAIVYFILVFDYNTIGGYAKLIYWAGVGLLLFNDITSKAVKGASSWIRIGNRAIEPGEFVKFGLILILAKKLDDLDGDINNPKNFLILSFYALIPMFLIVIQPNLGMTLICFFITLGIYFISGLNLKVLVAGFFSVVPLSLIIWFSDILKPYQRQRILVFLDPESYQQNAGFQLMQSITGIGAGGLIGSGFLKGVRASGGFIPEVHTDFIFSAVGEEWGFFGALFLIALYSILIYKMIKHAKESKDIIGRLICVGTASGFLFSIFQNIGMTIGIMPIAGITLPFMSYGGSSILVNFMSLGIVLNVGMRKSRLNFYS, encoded by the coding sequence ATGAATAAATATTTGATTAATAGCAAGCTTTTAAAACAATTAGATATTACTATGTTTGTGACAGCTATTTTTATTACAATCTTTGGAATCATAAACATTTATAGTGTAACTCATATAAAGTTTGGATTCTATTATGCTGAACTGCAAATGTTGTGGCTAATTGTTGGACTAGCAATTGTATATTTTATTTTAGTATTTGATTATAATACTATAGGTGGTTATGCAAAACTAATTTATTGGGCAGGAGTAGGACTTTTATTATTTAATGATATAACAAGCAAAGCAGTAAAAGGTGCATCATCATGGATAAGGATTGGAAATAGAGCTATAGAACCTGGTGAATTTGTAAAGTTTGGATTAATACTAATCCTTGCAAAAAAGTTAGATGATCTAGATGGCGATATTAACAATCCAAAAAACTTTCTTATCTTATCTTTTTATGCCTTAATTCCAATGTTTCTAATTGTAATTCAACCTAATTTAGGAATGACTCTTATTTGTTTCTTTATTACGTTAGGAATATACTTCATTTCTGGATTAAACTTAAAGGTTCTTGTAGCAGGCTTTTTCTCAGTTGTCCCATTAAGTCTTATTATATGGTTTAGTGATATATTAAAACCATATCAAAGACAGAGAATATTGGTATTCTTGGATCCAGAATCATATCAGCAGAATGCTGGTTTTCAATTAATGCAGTCTATAACAGGTATTGGAGCTGGTGGGTTAATTGGCTCTGGATTTTTAAAAGGAGTTCGTGCATCCGGTGGCTTCATTCCTGAGGTCCATACTGATTTTATATTTTCTGCAGTTGGAGAGGAATGGGGATTTTTTGGGGCTCTTTTTCTCATAGCTTTATATAGTATTTTAATATATAAAATGATTAAGCATGCAAAAGAATCAAAAGATATTATTGGACGTCTCATTTGTGTTGGAACTGCATCTGGTTTCTTATTTTCAATTTTTCAGAACATTGGTATGACTATTGGAATTATGCCAATTGCAGGAATTACTCTTCCATTTATGAGCTATGGAGGAAGCTCTATACTTGTAAATTTTATGTCATTAGGAATTGTATTAAATGT
- a CDS encoding peptidoglycan-binding protein, which translates to MLLEKGSTGSYVTYLQYALKIKCCYFDIVNGEFSTTTYNSVIKYQNSKRLTANGVVDDTTWTILKTDIQLIQQQLNSKGYVLTVDGIAGINTYNTVVKFQRENGLVADGMVGSSTLATLVSQTPSTTPSSTSEQIVSINQLNEVGWKNVSINQINELNSCLKTFAIITFPRLRHFISQCSYESECGLYTKEVDPGYKYEGREDLGNIYPGDGPKFKGAGYIQITGRSNYQSFSNYMRDKNIMDGVNYVAANYPWMSAGFWWYTNNMNSLCDSRSSVETITRAVNGGLNGFSGRQKYYDICLRVFRSDVY; encoded by the coding sequence ATGTTACTGGAAAAAGGCTCTACCGGTTCTTACGTTACTTATCTGCAATATGCCTTAAAAATCAAATGTTGCTATTTTGATATAGTTAATGGGGAATTTTCAACTACAACATATAATTCAGTGATAAAATACCAAAATTCAAAGAGATTAACTGCTAATGGTGTGGTTGATGATACTACTTGGACTATTTTAAAAACAGATATTCAATTAATTCAGCAGCAACTTAATAGCAAAGGCTATGTCTTAACTGTTGATGGTATTGCTGGCATTAATACCTATAATACAGTAGTAAAATTCCAAAGAGAAAACGGTCTTGTGGCGGATGGAATGGTTGGATCTAGTACATTAGCAACTTTGGTTAGTCAAACACCAAGTACAACGCCGTCTTCAACATCTGAACAAATTGTTTCAATAAATCAGCTTAATGAAGTGGGTTGGAAAAATGTATCCATTAATCAAATTAATGAGCTAAATAGCTGTTTAAAAACATTTGCTATAATAACCTTTCCAAGGTTAAGGCATTTTATAAGCCAATGCAGTTATGAATCTGAATGTGGACTTTACACTAAAGAAGTTGATCCTGGTTATAAATACGAAGGTCGTGAGGATTTAGGAAACATATATCCTGGAGATGGTCCAAAATTTAAGGGTGCTGGTTATATACAAATAACTGGGCGAAGTAACTACCAAAGCTTTTCAAATTATATGCGTGATAAAAACATTATGGACGGAGTTAACTACGTAGCAGCTAACTATCCTTGGATGAGTGCTGGTTTCTGGTGGTATACTAATAATATGAATTCTCTTTGCGATAGCAGATCTTCTGTTGAAACTATAACAAGAGCTGTTAATGGTGGATTAAATGGCTTTAGTGGCAGGCAAAAATATTATGATATTTGTCTTAGAGTTTTTAGGAGCGATGTCTACTAA